One segment of Methylotenera versatilis 79 DNA contains the following:
- a CDS encoding DUF4340 domain-containing protein: protein MKNRWLLNLVMLAVVGGLVAFLYLRPQVKIDARTQHAVSELKLADFNAIKVEFPAVKATAFEKVDGFWRMTAPYKARADQMSVQRILSIIAATSVEKFSASDLAKYGLNNPELKIQLTSSSGTEEFIFGTHNPVTDQQYLGYKDAVYLIQAGYSEAASVQAIELVDKLPLGPAELKQISGFNFSHLEQWEELGLNVDLVDSQWKTNAPKAKPTQNELNEWLDFTWKQSPAKSVELYVPDRKTVYPSFEVKLKDGKKIRFDKIQESPELLLGRPDEGILYHFSNDVGFTMLNPPLNLK from the coding sequence ATGAAAAATAGATGGTTACTTAATTTAGTAATGCTGGCGGTGGTCGGTGGTTTGGTGGCTTTTTTGTATCTTCGTCCACAAGTCAAAATTGATGCGCGTACGCAACATGCGGTTTCAGAACTAAAACTAGCAGATTTCAATGCAATTAAAGTCGAGTTCCCTGCAGTTAAAGCAACGGCTTTTGAAAAAGTAGATGGATTTTGGCGCATGACAGCACCTTACAAAGCGCGTGCGGATCAAATGTCAGTACAACGTATTTTGTCGATTATTGCTGCGACCAGTGTAGAAAAATTCTCTGCCAGTGATTTAGCCAAATACGGCTTGAATAATCCAGAGTTAAAAATACAATTAACCAGTAGTAGCGGCACCGAAGAGTTTATTTTCGGCACGCATAATCCCGTGACAGATCAACAATATTTGGGTTATAAAGACGCCGTTTATCTGATTCAAGCAGGCTATTCAGAAGCGGCAAGCGTGCAAGCAATCGAATTAGTCGATAAATTACCGCTCGGACCAGCAGAATTAAAACAAATAAGTGGTTTTAACTTTTCGCACTTAGAGCAATGGGAAGAGCTTGGTTTAAACGTGGACTTAGTAGATAGTCAATGGAAGACTAACGCACCTAAAGCAAAGCCAACGCAAAACGAATTGAACGAGTGGCTAGATTTTACTTGGAAGCAAAGTCCAGCCAAATCAGTAGAGCTTTATGTTCCAGATCGTAAAACGGTATATCCATCTTTTGAAGTAAAGCTGAAAGATGGCAAAAAAATACGTTTTGATAAAATTCAAGAATCCCCGGAATTGTTACTAGGCAGACCTGACGAAGGTATTTTGTACCACTTTAGTAACGATGTTGGATTTACCATGTTGAATCCACCACTTAATTTAAAATAA
- the mutM gene encoding bifunctional DNA-formamidopyrimidine glycosylase/DNA-(apurinic or apyrimidinic site) lyase: MPELPEVEITRRGLIPLINQTVKSVTIRNGSMRWPIPVHLPQTLYQQKLLNLTRRAKYILAEFESGTLLLHLGMSGRICLLERDYPPEKHDHFDIAFDDGRVLRLRDPRRFGAVLWAGEHPHTHSLITTLGPEPLEADFSAQYLFDQIRSRNAAIKVTIMDSHLVVGVGNIYASESLFRARIHPETPAKQLTFLQCEKLVQEIKATLNDSLNAGGSSLRDFFGADGNPGYFQQDYFVYGRTNEPCKICANPIKNIRLGQRSTFYCESCQPKAVNCLK; encoded by the coding sequence ATGCCTGAATTACCAGAGGTAGAAATTACGCGGCGTGGTTTAATTCCACTGATTAATCAAACGGTTAAATCCGTCACCATTCGCAATGGCAGTATGCGCTGGCCCATTCCCGTGCATTTGCCGCAAACTTTATATCAGCAAAAACTACTTAATTTAACGCGTCGCGCGAAGTATATTCTAGCGGAATTTGAATCGGGTACTTTGCTGCTGCATTTAGGCATGTCTGGCCGTATTTGCTTATTAGAACGTGATTATCCACCCGAAAAGCATGACCATTTTGACATCGCTTTTGATGATGGCCGTGTATTACGCTTGCGTGATCCACGTCGATTTGGCGCGGTGTTGTGGGCAGGTGAGCATCCGCACACACATAGTTTAATCACCACTCTTGGCCCAGAACCGCTTGAAGCAGACTTTAGCGCACAATATTTATTTGATCAAATCCGCAGCCGAAATGCCGCTATTAAAGTCACCATTATGGATAGCCATTTAGTAGTAGGCGTCGGCAATATCTATGCGTCAGAATCTTTATTCCGTGCCCGCATCCACCCAGAGACGCCAGCAAAACAACTCACATTTTTGCAATGTGAGAAGCTGGTACAAGAGATTAAGGCTACGCTAAACGACTCGCTGAATGCAGGCGGCAGCAGTTTGCGTGACTTTTTTGGCGCAGACGGTAATCCAGGATATTTTCAGCAAGATTATTTTGTGTATGGCCGTACAAATGAGCCATGTAAGATTTGCGCAAACCCGATTAAAAATATTCGCTTGGGGCAACGCTCTACTTTTTATTGTGAAAGTTGCCAACCTAAAGCAGTTAACTGTCTAAAATAG
- a CDS encoding GldG family protein → MKINRNLRFQMLAQSWLFVVLFILLIVLIGYLTSQYHYAKDVTQANRNILTKGSANILKQMKEPVNITVYATLDDANRGDTFRKGVKDFVARYQREKKNITLTFINPSEEPKLAQEAGIKQDGEVVVEYNKRTEHISPPIAEQEMTNLLVRLARTNTRPIMFLDGHGERHLQGIKNHDIGEFGKQLEAKGFKFANPDLTIAQAVPANGAMLVIASPQVDVSEIEAKKIKAYLESGGNLLWLLDDNNLRGMKEVADYLGFTVSPGIAVDMTAAQYGADAKVAFASLYGDHAITRNFQLRTLFPEAHEIDAHASDEFGWKVGRLVEVAPNGWLESELIKSGVNNKKVVFDEKVDKRGPINIGVALEREYGKKGQRVVVMGNANFLSNTFITNGGNLDFGVNIVNWLAGDDKLITIQPMPLKDINVTIPNDDKGRAVAWTVFHSFQYFIPLAFFVAGFWLWWKRRKA, encoded by the coding sequence ATGAAAATTAATCGCAATTTACGTTTTCAAATGCTGGCGCAAAGCTGGCTGTTTGTGGTGTTATTTATCTTGTTAATTGTGTTGATTGGCTATTTAACCAGCCAATATCACTACGCAAAAGATGTTACGCAAGCCAATCGCAACATCCTCACAAAAGGTAGTGCGAACATATTGAAGCAGATGAAAGAGCCTGTGAATATTACCGTTTACGCGACACTTGATGATGCGAATCGCGGCGATACCTTTAGAAAAGGCGTTAAAGATTTTGTGGCGCGTTATCAACGTGAGAAAAAGAATATTACACTGACCTTTATTAACCCTTCAGAAGAGCCAAAATTGGCACAAGAAGCGGGCATTAAACAAGATGGCGAAGTGGTTGTGGAGTACAACAAGCGCACCGAACATATTTCGCCACCGATTGCAGAGCAAGAAATGACCAACTTGTTAGTGCGTTTAGCGCGCACAAACACACGGCCGATTATGTTTTTGGATGGGCATGGCGAACGTCATTTGCAAGGTATTAAAAATCACGATATTGGTGAATTCGGTAAACAATTGGAAGCAAAAGGCTTTAAATTTGCCAATCCAGATTTAACCATTGCGCAAGCCGTGCCAGCCAATGGCGCGATGTTGGTAATCGCTAGTCCGCAAGTGGATGTCAGTGAGATTGAAGCGAAAAAAATCAAGGCGTATTTAGAATCGGGCGGTAATTTATTGTGGTTGTTGGATGACAATAATTTGCGTGGCATGAAAGAAGTGGCCGATTATTTAGGCTTTACCGTTTCACCAGGTATTGCTGTAGATATGACGGCAGCACAATATGGCGCGGATGCGAAAGTGGCATTTGCATCTTTATATGGCGATCATGCGATTACACGTAATTTCCAATTAAGAACGCTGTTCCCAGAAGCGCATGAGATTGATGCACATGCGTCAGATGAGTTTGGTTGGAAAGTAGGGCGTTTGGTAGAAGTGGCGCCTAATGGCTGGTTAGAGTCTGAGTTAATCAAATCAGGCGTCAATAATAAAAAAGTCGTGTTTGATGAGAAAGTAGATAAGCGTGGCCCAATTAACATTGGCGTGGCTTTAGAGCGCGAATATGGCAAAAAAGGCCAACGTGTAGTGGTAATGGGGAATGCTAATTTCTTATCTAATACGTTTATTACCAACGGCGGAAATTTAGATTTTGGCGTGAATATCGTGAACTGGTTAGCTGGCGACGACAAGCTCATTACCATTCAACCGATGCCGTTGAAAGATATCAATGTCACGATACCTAATGACGACAAAGGTCGTGCAGTTGCATGGACAGTATTCCATAGCTTCCAATATTTTATTCCATTAGCTTTTTTTGTAGCAGGCTTTTGGTTGTGGTGGAAACGTAGAAAAGCTTAA
- the ubiE gene encoding bifunctional demethylmenaquinone methyltransferase/2-methoxy-6-polyprenyl-1,4-benzoquinol methylase UbiE: protein MTDKTTHFGFKTINEPEKQQKVGEVFHSVASKYDVMNDVMSAGLHRVWKRFAVDISGVKAGDHVLDIAGGSGDLSKLFAKKVGKDGSVTLTDINASMLAVGRDRMIDAGLNVPAMQCNAEQLPFADNSFDCVIVAFGLRNMTHKDIALKEMQRVLKIGGRLLVLEFSTVWQPLQKLYDVYSFKLLPFMGKLIAKDAESYQYLAESIRMHPDQETLKQMMHDAGFGKVDYHNLNAGVVALHKGYKT from the coding sequence ATGACTGATAAAACCACTCACTTTGGCTTTAAAACGATTAATGAGCCAGAAAAACAGCAAAAAGTTGGTGAAGTATTTCACTCTGTCGCCAGTAAATATGATGTGATGAACGACGTGATGTCTGCTGGTTTACATCGCGTTTGGAAGCGCTTTGCAGTGGACATCAGCGGTGTAAAAGCAGGCGATCATGTACTGGATATCGCTGGCGGTAGCGGTGATTTATCTAAGTTATTTGCAAAAAAAGTGGGTAAAGATGGCTCAGTCACTTTAACGGATATTAACGCATCCATGCTAGCTGTTGGACGCGATCGTATGATAGACGCAGGACTCAATGTGCCCGCAATGCAGTGTAATGCCGAACAATTGCCATTTGCTGATAACAGCTTTGATTGTGTGATTGTAGCGTTTGGCTTGCGGAATATGACGCACAAGGACATTGCGTTAAAAGAAATGCAACGTGTGTTAAAAATTGGCGGCAGACTGTTGGTGTTGGAATTTTCGACAGTGTGGCAGCCATTGCAAAAACTGTACGATGTATATTCATTTAAATTATTGCCGTTTATGGGCAAATTAATCGCCAAAGATGCAGAAAGTTATCAGTATTTAGCTGAAAGTATTCGCATGCATCCAGACCAAGAAACCTTGAAGCAAATGATGCATGATGCGGGTTTTGGCAAAGTGGATTATCACAATTTGAATGCTGGTGTTGTGGCCTTACATAAAGGCTATAAAACTTAA
- a CDS encoding ubiquinone biosynthesis accessory factor UbiJ, whose translation MLKPLVTRFLQHITNQNNWSRAYLVSFAGKVVQFDFVLAKTNLAILEDGSLSLAGETAQPDAFIHIPPSLALRLLAKDEAAKLQIKIDGDTHLATELSKILQQMRWDIEEDLSHLVGDITASKLGETTQKVLHESKKQTVNLAEMLTEYWQEEKPVVAKKRHIEQFNHDVDSLKSDIARFEKKLQKLAQQIPITNLTES comes from the coding sequence ATGCTAAAGCCTCTAGTCACACGTTTTTTGCAACATATCACCAATCAAAATAATTGGTCGCGCGCCTATTTGGTCAGCTTTGCGGGCAAAGTTGTGCAGTTTGATTTTGTTTTAGCCAAAACTAATCTCGCCATTTTGGAAGATGGTAGCTTAAGCCTTGCAGGAGAAACGGCGCAACCAGATGCCTTTATTCACATTCCGCCCAGCTTGGCATTGCGTTTACTGGCTAAAGACGAAGCAGCAAAATTGCAAATTAAAATCGATGGTGATACGCACCTTGCCACGGAGCTCAGCAAAATATTGCAGCAAATGCGCTGGGATATTGAAGAGGATTTAAGCCATTTAGTGGGCGATATTACCGCCAGTAAATTGGGTGAAACGACGCAAAAAGTGCTGCATGAAAGCAAAAAGCAAACTGTGAATTTAGCGGAAATGCTGACCGAGTATTGGCAAGAAGAAAAGCCTGTGGTTGCAAAAAAACGCCATATTGAACAGTTTAATCATGATGTTGATAGCCTTAAAAGTGACATCGCGCGTTTTGAAAAAAAACTGCAAAAGCTAGCTCAACAAATACCAATAACAAACCTAACAGAAAGTTAA
- a CDS encoding sodium:solute symporter family protein: protein MLIWFVIAYLLVSIGIGLAAATRVKNTKDYAVAGRHLPLPIVMATVFATWFGAEAVFGVSATFVREGLNGVAADPFGSSMCLIIAGFFFSTQLYKLNIITLGDFYRMRYNRTVEVLTTIAIVVSYLGWVAAQIKALGLIFNMITNGVVSEEAGMILGTAIVLTYTTLGGMLSVAILDFVQMIVVIGGLLYIGSIVSGMTGGVAPVIEHARAAGKLDFFPKGADVWVWITFLGGWVTMMLGSIPQQDVFQRITSAKSAKIALWGSILGASVYFCFTFVPMFIAYSATLIDPAVFGKLVVEDSQRVLPTLVLQHTPLIAQAIFFGAVLSAIMSCSSATLLAPSITFAENVVRGYMPDMNDKAFLRVMRICLVCFALCVLLYALNSQNSIFGMVESAYKITLAGAFIPLVFGAFWKRATSQGALGAIIGGIGSWVIIEVLVGEKSLIPPQLIGLAISAIAMIIGSLIPQKIGKIPSKPAGYLHEHAARPHQH from the coding sequence GTGCTGATTTGGTTTGTTATTGCCTACTTGCTTGTTTCTATTGGTATTGGCTTAGCAGCCGCAACCCGCGTTAAAAACACAAAAGATTACGCTGTCGCTGGCCGACACTTACCGCTTCCCATCGTAATGGCAACGGTTTTTGCCACTTGGTTTGGTGCAGAAGCGGTATTCGGTGTTTCTGCAACATTTGTACGTGAAGGTTTAAATGGCGTGGCGGCCGATCCATTTGGCTCTAGCATGTGTTTGATTATTGCCGGTTTTTTCTTCTCCACTCAACTATACAAACTGAATATCATTACGCTGGGTGATTTTTACCGTATGCGCTACAACCGTACGGTTGAAGTGCTAACGACCATTGCAATCGTTGTTTCCTATTTAGGCTGGGTAGCCGCGCAAATCAAAGCATTAGGCTTGATTTTTAATATGATCACCAACGGTGTAGTCAGTGAAGAAGCTGGTATGATTTTGGGCACCGCCATTGTGTTAACTTACACCACGCTGGGCGGCATGCTTTCAGTGGCCATATTAGATTTTGTGCAAATGATCGTCGTGATTGGCGGCCTGCTTTATATCGGCAGTATTGTTTCAGGCATGACTGGCGGCGTAGCACCTGTGATTGAGCACGCGAGAGCCGCAGGTAAACTGGATTTCTTTCCTAAAGGTGCAGACGTTTGGGTATGGATTACTTTCTTAGGCGGCTGGGTAACGATGATGCTTGGTAGCATTCCGCAACAAGATGTATTCCAGCGCATCACTTCTGCCAAAAGTGCAAAAATCGCATTGTGGGGTTCTATTTTAGGTGCTTCCGTATATTTCTGTTTTACTTTTGTGCCTATGTTTATCGCCTATTCTGCCACGTTAATCGACCCAGCAGTATTTGGAAAATTAGTGGTAGAAGACTCCCAACGCGTATTACCTACTTTGGTGTTACAACACACGCCGCTTATCGCACAAGCCATCTTTTTTGGTGCCGTTTTATCTGCCATTATGAGCTGTTCATCCGCCACCCTGCTTGCACCTTCTATCACCTTTGCAGAAAACGTTGTGCGCGGTTATATGCCAGATATGAACGATAAAGCCTTTCTGCGTGTGATGCGGATTTGCTTGGTGTGTTTTGCACTTTGCGTTTTGCTGTATGCACTTAATTCACAAAACTCCATTTTTGGCATGGTGGAATCCGCTTACAAAATCACGCTAGCAGGCGCATTTATCCCACTTGTTTTTGGTGCATTTTGGAAGCGTGCTACTAGTCAGGGCGCTTTGGGCGCTATTATCGGCGGCATCGGCAGTTGGGTAATTATTGAGGTATTGGTTGGTGAGAAAAGCCTGATCCCACCACAACTGATAGGACTTGCAATCAGCGCGATTGCGATGATTATTGGCTCATTAATACCACAAAAAATTGGGAAAATACCTAGTAAGCCAGCAGGCTATTTGCATGAGCATGCAGCAAGGCCACATCAGCATTAA
- the ubiB gene encoding ubiquinone biosynthesis regulatory protein kinase UbiB, whose product MHYFRLFVIIFILLKFGLDEFIGEHITFKPLHKVIKVVFFWRNTTLPRGVRLRLALEKLGPLFVKFGQMLSTRRDLLPPDVADELAKLQDQVPPFAFEEVQKSIEAAFGLPLDSIYSQFDTIAVASASVAQVHFAHLHDGQEVAVKVLRPGIAKVISQDLLLLKSLAWLLQTISSEGKRLKPLEVVDEFARHTKHELDLTLEAANCSQLARNFAPKDDVRARLLIPEVYWDYCRKDVMTMQRMYGTPISQIEVLRANNIDITKLAHDGVEIFFTQVFRDGFFHADMHPGNIQVANEGPNKGKYIALDFGIMGSLSDIDKYYLARNFLAFFNRDYRDVAVAHIESGWVPKDTNIEELETAVRAICEPIFDKPLKDISFGRTLLSLFQMSRRFGVVIQPQLVMLQKTLLNIEGLGRDLDPNIDLWQTAKPFLNRWMSEQIGWRSIANTFKKELPFILKNTPQMPRLVHQFLTQQTLAEQDVPIHQTIHTLIKVQKNQARWQKWMTIAIVVLVLLQSLSLVIFLLH is encoded by the coding sequence ATGCATTATTTTCGGCTATTTGTCATCATTTTCATTCTGTTAAAGTTTGGCTTGGATGAATTTATCGGTGAACACATTACGTTTAAGCCATTACACAAAGTCATTAAAGTGGTCTTTTTTTGGCGCAATACCACCTTACCAAGAGGCGTAAGATTACGTTTAGCACTGGAAAAGTTAGGTCCACTTTTTGTTAAGTTTGGACAAATGCTTTCAACCCGCCGCGATTTGTTGCCACCAGATGTCGCAGACGAACTAGCCAAGTTACAAGACCAAGTGCCACCTTTTGCTTTTGAAGAAGTACAAAAAAGTATTGAGGCCGCGTTTGGTTTACCACTGGATTCAATCTATAGCCAATTCGACACCATCGCGGTTGCCAGCGCATCGGTCGCACAAGTGCATTTCGCGCATTTACATGATGGGCAAGAAGTGGCGGTTAAAGTATTACGACCTGGTATCGCGAAAGTCATCAGCCAAGATTTATTACTGTTGAAATCATTGGCTTGGCTACTACAAACGATTTCAAGTGAAGGCAAACGTTTGAAGCCTTTAGAAGTGGTGGATGAGTTTGCGCGCCACACAAAACATGAGTTAGATCTGACTTTAGAAGCCGCCAACTGTAGTCAGTTAGCACGCAATTTCGCGCCGAAAGACGACGTACGCGCACGTTTACTCATCCCCGAAGTATATTGGGATTATTGCCGCAAAGACGTGATGACCATGCAGCGCATGTATGGCACGCCGATTAGTCAAATTGAAGTTTTGCGCGCTAATAATATTGATATCACAAAACTTGCACACGATGGCGTTGAGATATTTTTCACACAGGTGTTTCGCGATGGATTTTTTCATGCGGATATGCACCCAGGCAATATTCAAGTCGCCAACGAAGGACCAAATAAAGGTAAATATATTGCGCTCGATTTTGGCATCATGGGTAGCTTAAGTGATATCGACAAATATTATCTGGCTCGTAATTTTCTGGCATTTTTTAATCGGGATTATCGGGATGTAGCGGTTGCGCATATTGAATCTGGCTGGGTGCCAAAAGATACCAATATTGAAGAGCTGGAAACCGCAGTTCGCGCAATTTGTGAGCCGATTTTTGACAAACCACTTAAAGATATTTCCTTTGGTCGCACGCTATTAAGTCTTTTCCAAATGTCGCGACGCTTTGGTGTGGTGATTCAACCGCAACTGGTGATGCTGCAAAAAACGCTATTGAATATTGAAGGATTAGGGCGCGATTTAGACCCTAATATTGATTTATGGCAAACAGCAAAACCGTTTTTAAATCGCTGGATGAGTGAACAAATCGGCTGGCGTAGCATTGCCAATACATTCAAAAAAGAGCTGCCTTTTATCCTGAAAAACACACCACAAATGCCGCGATTAGTGCATCAATTTTTAACGCAGCAAACGCTTGCAGAGCAAGACGTACCGATACACCAAACGATTCATACGTTAATCAAAGTGCAAAAAAATCAGGCACGTTGGCAAAAGTGGATGACTATCGCAATCGTGGTGCTGGTTTTGCTACAATCTCTCAGTTTGGTGATTTTTTTGCTTCATTAA
- a CDS encoding ABC transporter ATP-binding protein, translating to MTNLTVEAVELTRLYGGREAVSNVSFNLTQGQVLGFLGPNGAGKSTTMKMLTGNLAPSAGSVKICGIDMIENPKEAKALIGYLPEMRPLYKEFTVDEYLTIAARLHRVSSRNIKKAVQNAKERCGLTHMSKRLIENLSNGYQQRVGIAQAIIHNPMVVILDEPTVGLDPIQIRDIRTLIREIGSDHSVILSTHILPEVEIVCDHVQIIDKGKLVFNGGIDVLKRQRVGNKLLIGFNNAPAPTDLLKIAGVTEAETLENNMMRVRFAENATPHESIVQAAVKNGWGLYQIAPDQTSLEDVFMQLTYQDAAVIETPVA from the coding sequence ATGACCAATTTAACAGTAGAAGCGGTAGAGCTTACGCGATTGTACGGCGGCCGCGAGGCAGTCAGTAATGTGAGCTTTAATCTTACCCAAGGCCAAGTGCTCGGTTTTTTAGGCCCGAACGGCGCAGGTAAGTCCACCACCATGAAAATGCTGACAGGTAACTTGGCGCCCAGCGCTGGTTCTGTGAAAATCTGTGGCATTGATATGATTGAAAATCCCAAAGAAGCCAAAGCATTAATTGGTTATTTGCCTGAAATGCGTCCGCTATATAAAGAATTTACCGTAGACGAATATTTAACAATCGCTGCGCGTTTACATAGGGTATCTAGTCGTAATATCAAAAAAGCAGTACAAAATGCCAAAGAACGCTGTGGCTTAACGCACATGAGCAAGCGTTTAATCGAAAATCTTTCAAATGGCTATCAGCAACGTGTTGGTATTGCGCAGGCCATTATTCATAATCCAATGGTGGTTATTTTAGATGAGCCAACTGTCGGCCTAGATCCGATTCAAATCCGTGATATTCGTACCTTAATCCGCGAAATTGGCTCAGACCATAGTGTGATTTTATCTACGCATATTTTGCCAGAAGTTGAAATTGTCTGTGATCACGTCCAGATTATCGACAAAGGTAAGTTAGTGTTTAACGGCGGAATTGACGTGTTAAAACGTCAACGCGTGGGTAATAAATTGCTGATTGGCTTTAACAATGCGCCAGCGCCTACAGATTTATTGAAAATTGCCGGCGTTACTGAGGCAGAAACCTTGGAAAACAACATGATGCGCGTGCGTTTTGCAGAAAATGCAACTCCGCATGAATCGATTGTGCAGGCAGCTGTTAAAAATGGTTGGGGTTTGTATCAAATTGCGCCAGATCAAACTAGCTTAGAAGATGTGTTTATGCAATTGACTTACCAAGATGCAGCAGTAATAGAAACTCCGGTCGCTTAA
- a CDS encoding glycosyltransferase: MMNQPKLSDPYLLVLFSVPYMRNAENQLCVSLAWAKDLIEHTHYIENLTLISYFSDENSPADAVVIENNPKLKNVRFALLPKPRNTLHALQLLPKTISILWKEIDSTTIIHSAVAGWPIPEAWIICPILLFKKRFHFINVESAFWRLPIGQTHGLKRKVKSAVWEYVNRLCVQSADLSTFTQEAYKKSLLGKYQNKGFVIPATWIDAENILAENDLNALIERKKLEITQPIKLVFVGRLVFEKGILLLIKAASELIDAGHQLSLDIYGEGSLLQECADLIEHNQKSESIRLRGTVKYGPDFFKLLHDYDLMVIPSLSDEQPRNVFDAFSQALPVLCSDTAGLLQCVEDQKTGYFFKTGDSAELKAQLIHNIKERSTLLNMSRQCVDYVRNMTHTQMHMKRLKLINQALNDYSNKAK, translated from the coding sequence ATGATGAATCAGCCTAAGCTATCCGACCCATATTTACTGGTGCTATTTTCTGTGCCTTATATGCGTAATGCTGAAAATCAGCTTTGCGTATCATTGGCTTGGGCAAAAGACTTAATTGAGCACACACACTACATCGAAAATCTCACTTTGATTTCATATTTTTCTGATGAAAATTCACCTGCAGATGCCGTGGTGATTGAAAATAATCCTAAACTTAAAAATGTACGATTCGCATTGCTACCGAAACCTAGAAATACATTACACGCTTTGCAGTTGTTGCCTAAAACCATATCTATTCTATGGAAAGAGATCGATAGCACAACCATTATTCATAGTGCAGTTGCTGGCTGGCCGATTCCTGAAGCATGGATTATTTGCCCCATATTATTGTTTAAAAAACGTTTTCATTTCATCAATGTAGAGTCGGCTTTTTGGCGACTGCCTATAGGCCAAACGCATGGATTAAAGCGAAAAGTAAAATCAGCAGTTTGGGAATATGTGAATCGATTATGCGTACAAAGTGCAGATTTAAGTACCTTTACACAAGAAGCTTATAAAAAATCTCTGCTTGGTAAATATCAGAATAAGGGTTTCGTCATTCCAGCTACTTGGATTGATGCAGAAAATATCTTGGCTGAAAATGATTTGAATGCTTTGATTGAACGTAAGAAACTTGAGATTACGCAACCGATAAAACTAGTATTTGTAGGACGTTTGGTATTTGAGAAAGGCATTTTGCTGCTTATTAAAGCTGCAAGTGAATTAATCGATGCAGGGCATCAGCTAAGTTTGGATATTTATGGTGAGGGCAGCTTGCTGCAAGAGTGTGCGGATTTGATTGAGCATAATCAAAAATCAGAATCGATACGTTTGCGCGGCACTGTAAAGTATGGTCCAGATTTTTTTAAGCTTTTACACGATTACGATTTGATGGTGATACCCAGTTTATCGGATGAGCAACCAAGAAATGTGTTTGATGCATTTTCTCAGGCTTTACCAGTACTTTGCTCAGATACGGCGGGTTTATTGCAGTGCGTAGAGGATCAAAAAACGGGTTATTTCTTCAAAACAGGTGATAGTGCAGAATTAAAAGCTCAGCTTATTCACAACATTAAAGAACGCAGTACATTATTGAATATGAGCAGACAATGTGTTGATTACGTTAGAAATATGACACACACACAAATGCATATGAAGCGCCTTAAGTTGATTAATCAGGCGTTGAACGATTATTCAAATAAAGCTAAATAG
- a CDS encoding ABC transporter permease produces MILNVARKELKSVFASPMGWIILALLMFAFGTYFLNGVNDYFEVMSGAIRPAERYGVTQFVGQTVYGLASFIMLFAVPLLSMRLISEERRSQTLPFLFSAPLSLTEIVLGKFVGLVAFLSILIVYIALMLFTLNIWSEIDFGYILANSLGLFLLVASFSALGLYFSSLTSQPVVAAILSFIALFALMILDRFFAGDPSNTLAHLSLMNHFQSFAGGLIDTADVAYFVLFTTTFLILTIRRLDADRLRG; encoded by the coding sequence ATGATTTTAAATGTGGCAAGAAAAGAACTTAAAAGTGTATTTGCTTCACCGATGGGCTGGATTATTCTGGCCCTGTTGATGTTTGCATTCGGCACTTATTTTTTAAACGGCGTTAATGATTATTTTGAAGTGATGTCTGGCGCCATCCGTCCCGCAGAGCGCTACGGTGTAACCCAGTTTGTCGGTCAAACGGTGTATGGATTAGCTTCGTTTATCATGTTATTCGCGGTGCCGCTACTTTCTATGCGCTTAATCAGTGAAGAACGCCGTAGCCAAACTTTGCCGTTCTTATTTAGCGCGCCGCTGTCGTTAACTGAAATCGTACTGGGAAAGTTCGTCGGTCTTGTGGCTTTTTTAAGCATATTAATTGTGTATATCGCACTGATGTTATTTACGCTGAATATTTGGTCTGAGATAGATTTTGGTTATATTTTAGCCAACTCATTAGGCTTGTTTTTATTAGTGGCTAGTTTTTCTGCGTTGGGTTTGTATTTCTCCAGCTTAACTTCGCAGCCTGTTGTGGCCGCTATTTTGAGCTTTATTGCGCTATTTGCGTTAATGATTTTAGATCGCTTTTTCGCAGGTGATCCAAGCAATACATTGGCGCATTTATCCTTAATGAACCATTTCCAATCATTTGCTGGTGGTTTGATTGATACCGCAGATGTCGCGTACTTTGTTTTATTTACTACGACCTTTTTAATATTAACGATTCGCCGTTTGGATGCAGACCGGTTAAGAGGCTAA